One segment of Accipiter gentilis chromosome 26, bAccGen1.1, whole genome shotgun sequence DNA contains the following:
- the ARL10 gene encoding ADP-ribosylation factor-like protein 10: protein MALPGALRDLTLALGAAVAAVGSLLFIAWKVYFRGTGTGTDWDGWWEQELRELRDRAPPGDTLDWRQVLVLGLDGAGKSSVLHYICSQTARDHIAPTYGFNSAQLSVEGLEMDLLEVGGSQNLRAYWPHYLSQAHVLVFVVDSVDRSRLLTARQELHTLLATEPQLPLVVLANKQDKSDALSTAELREELALHTLSRQRELFLLPTSATWASLSTATSVLHVKNLLVTLLSQP from the exons ATGGCTCTGCCCGGCGCCCTCCGGGACCTGACGCTGGCCCTGGGGGCCGCCGTGGCCGCCGTCGGTTCCCTCCTCTTCATCGCCTGGAAGGTCTACTTccgcggcaccggcaccggcaccgactGGGACGGctggtgggagcaggagctgcgggAGCTACGGGACCGAGCCCCCCCCGGTGACACG CTGGACTGGCGGCaggtgctggtgctggggctggacGGGGCAGGGAAGAGCAGCGTCCTGCACTACATCTGTAGCCAGACGGCCAGGGATCACATCGCACCCACCTACGGCTTCAACTCTGCCCAGCTCTCTGTCGAGGGGCTGGAGATGGACCTGCTGGAGG TGGGAGGCAGCCAGAACCTGCGAGCGTACTGGCCCCACTACCTGAGCCAGGCCCACGTGCTGGTCTTCGTGGTGGACTCGGTGGACAGGTCGCGCCTGCTGACAGCGCGCCAGGAGCTGCACACGCTGCTAGCCACAGAGCCCCAGCTGCCTCTGGTCGTGCTGGCTAACAAGCAG GACAAGAGTGATGCCCTGAGCACGGCAGAGCTGCGGGAGGAGCTGGCCCTGCACACGCTCAGCAGGCAACGGgagctcttcctcctgcccacCAGCGCAACCTGGGCCAGCCTGAGCACCGCCACCAGTGTCCTCCATGTGAAGAACCTGCTGGTcaccctgctctcccagccctga
- the KIAA1191 gene encoding putative monooxygenase p33MONOX, translated as MSSRQPDAPALEQGGGARPAKMSLPIGVPRRAFSYDDALEDTAPMTPPPADLCANVLWKQPVIPERKYQELSKIEEGDANMNAPVITPSSSTESVNKVPVVKAKATHIIMNSLITKQTQESIQRFEQQAGLRDAGYTPHKGLTTEETKYHRVAEAVHKLKMQSGEMTKDDKQTTSAQSTPSSTPHSSPKHKNRGWFSQGSSTSITGPDFAVEAGGDKLPSERWSFFGPKAIQKFTNDPGGFTIQSYKGAQKPSPMELMRAQATRMPEDPVTFKPPKMDIPVTEGRKQSQRSHNIKPRDLNVLTPTGF; from the exons atGAGCTCGCGGCAGCCGGACGCTCCCG CGCTGGAGcagggcggcggggcccggccggccAAGATGTCGCTGCCCATCGGTGTGCCGCGGAGGGCCTTCAGCTACGATGACGCCCTGGAGGACACGGCGCCCATGACGCCGCCGCCCGCCGACCTGTGCGCCAACGTCCTCTGGAAGCAGCCGGTCATCCCCGAGCGCAAGTACCAGGAGCTCTCGAAG ATTGAGGAAGGGGATGCTAACATGAATGCACCTGTCATAACTCCTTCATCGTCCACTGAAAGTGTGAACAAGGTACCTGTGGTGAAGGCCAAGGCCACTCACATCATCATGAACTCTCTCATTACAA AGCAGACTCAGGAGAGCATTCAGCGCTTTGAGCAACAGGCTGGGCTGAGAGATGCTGGCTACACTCCCCACAAAGGCCTCACTACTGAGGAGACCAAGTATCACCGGGTGGCTGAGGCAGTCCAC AAGCTAAAAATGCAGAGTGGAGAGATGACAAAAGATGACAAACAGACGACTTCTGCTCAGTCCACTCCAAGCAGCACTCCCCACTCCTCTCCCAAGCATAAAAACAG GGGTTGGTTTAGTCAGGGATCCTCTACTTCTATCACTGGCCCAGACTTTGCCGTGGAAGCTGGTGGGGACAAATTGCCATCTGAAAGATGGAGCTTTTTTGGGCCCAAAGCCATCCAGAAATTCACCAATGATCCAG gaGGATTTACCATCCAATCCTATAAGGGTGCCCAGAAGCCATCCCCAATGGAGCTGATGCGTGCTCAGGCTACTAGGATGCCAGAAGATCCAGTCACCTTCAAGCCACCCAAAATGGACATTCCAGTCACAGAAGGGAGGAAGCAGTCTCAACGTTCCCATAATATCAAACCTCGAGATCTGAACGTGCTCACTCCTACTGGGTTCTAG
- the SIMC1 gene encoding SUMO-interacting motif-containing protein 1 isoform X2, with protein MADSVLLVSNSDSEGSRSPPPLRRRCRRPPPRRRALPPPEEIIDLTCEDTSTDPAPWSSFTIIDLTEDTCSPPHTTSWADQDPRQVPATPAAHTPHPQVCSTTKQETESMAGPSPAAPWHGAPTEPSATTDTAENAENCSCFSPASSCHSSSCSPEQNCSTTTFNSDLGSLASMQLDSDLLSLSPSSLDSSSSWRASGPEEETPHLCQQRELPPRQSSAPAIPTTPGKAQGPLLEAGIVPPHKAVQQVNPTRTKADNKAWLNKLHYFRRSGVQHLFLQGVAPNRETQQKPELIPSGKLNMVRTTMEENFQEGTLHFLSEFISGQHYPPKEIISHLIRQILLNPQQGEILKDTYMLLMKIQMLHPANTATVGWDWTLLKYVMEDQEKPPGRLLFLQYVVQTLEDDFQQNLRLRLLQKSIAKKVLSCDTCFNNVKEVVEWLVAAVTGVGFSQPQQQPQETTSSSAEARAEHSSSTLQLASTDQAEVAPPAFFAQKVVLLLQRMLSIAVEVDKSPNCSSCKIADVIFPFILNIPLRSQREAFLNTMESQLLRCKLLELLFQHSCDMPTTLPLSLAKILYFLNHSSVLLQYQDETPTWQRWDEMLQYLSLLLMSYQNVILDHLRSSLIDRMDLIIQKAKPKLQDSDDISHVDIQLKVEDFISRMQQVLGQPFPLQITEKLSIFQELFLIVTAT; from the exons ATGGCCGACAGCGTCCTCCTCGTAAGCAACTCGGATTCTGAGGGCAGCCGCTCGCCGCCGCCTCTCCGCCGTCGCTgtcgccgcccgccgccgcggcggcgcgcGCTGCCCCCCCCTGAG GAGATCATCGATCTGACCTGCGAGGACACGAGCACAGACCCAGCACCATGGAGCAGCTTCACCATCATTGACCTGACAGAGGACACATGCAGCCCTCCCCACACCACCAGCTGGGCTGACCAGGACCCCAGGCAGGTGCCTGCTACCCCAGCAGCACACACACCCCATCCCCAGGTCTGCTCCACCACAAAGCAAGAAACGGAGTCAATGGCAGGACCAAGCCCTGCAGCGCCCTGGCACGGTGCTCCCACAGAGCCCAGTGCCACCACAGACAcagcagaaaatgcagagaactgcagctgcttctctcctgcctccagctgccacagctcctcctgcagcccagagcAGAACTGCAGCACTACCACTTTTAACAGTGACTTGGGCTCCCTGGCCAGCATGCAGCTGGACTCAGAcctgctgtccctgtccccttccagcctggacagcagcagcagctggagagccAGTGGCCCAGAGGAAGAGACTCCCCACCTCTGCCAGCAAAGGGAGCTCCCCCCGAGGCAGAGCTCTGCCCCAGCCATCCCCACAACCCCAGGGAAGGCCCAAGGGCCTTTGCTGGAAGCAGGCATCGTACCGCCACACAAAGCAGTCCAGCAAGTGAACCCAACCAGGACCAAGGCTGACAACAAGGCCTGGCTGAACAAACTGCACTATTTCAGGAGAAGCGGAGTTCAGCACCTCTTCCTCCAAGGCGTAGCACCCAACAGGGAAACACAGCAG AAACCTGAGCTTATTCCCAGTGGGAAGCTGAACATGGTGCGCACCACCATGGAGGAAAACTTCCAAGAGGGCACCTTGCATTTCCTAAGCGAGTTCATCTCTGGCCAGCACTATCCCCCCAAAGAAATCATCTCCCACCTGATCAGACAGATCCTGTTGAATCCCCAGCAAGGGGAGATCCTGAAGGACACCTACATGCTGCTGATGAAGATCCAAAT GCTCCATCCAGCCAACACCGCCACAGTGGGATGGGACTGGACGCTGCTGAAATACGTCATGGAGGACCAG GAGAAGCCCCCTGGCCGGCTCCTCTTCCTGCAGTACGTGGTGCAGACCCTGGAGGATGACTTCCAGCAGAACCTGAGGTTGCGCCTGCTGCAGAAGTCGATTGCCAAGAAAGTGCTTTCGTGTGACACGTGCTTCAACAATGTCAA GGAAGTGGTCGAATGGTTGGTCGCAGCAGTTACAGGAGTTGGgttctcccagccccagcagcagccgcaAGAAACTACATCCTCTTCAGCAGAAGCAAGGGCTGAACACAGTTCATCTACACTACAGCTGGCCAGCACTGACCAGGCAGAGGTGGCTCCACCAGCTTTCTTTGCCCAGAA GGTGGTGCTCCTGCTCCAGCGGATGTTGTCCATCGCAGTGGAAGTGGACAAATCTCCCAACTGCAGCTCCTGTAAGATCGCAGATGTGATATTCCCATTTATACTGAATATTCCCCTGAGGAGCCAAAG GGAAGCTTTCTTAAACACCATGGAGAGCCAGCTCCTGCGCTGCAAACTGCTAGAGCTGTTGTTCCAACACAGTTGTGACATGCCCACAACCTTGCCCTTGTCTCTGGCCAAGATCCTGTATTTCCTGAATCactcctctgtgctgctgcaataCCAG GATGAAACACCAACATGGCAAAGATGGGATGAGATGCTGCAGTACTTGAGTTTGCTGCTGATGAGTTACCAAAATGTAATACTGG ACCACTTGCGGAGCTCACTCATCGACCGGATGGACTTGATCATTCAGAAAGCCAAGCCCAAGCTCCAGGACAGTGATGACATCAGCCATGTGGACATTCAACTTAAGGTAGAGGACTTCATCAGCCGAATGCAGCAGGTCCTGGGGCAGCCTTTTCCCCTGCAGATCACGGAGAAATTGTCCATATTTCAGGAGTTGTTCCTCATTGTCACTGCTACCTGA
- the SIMC1 gene encoding SUMO-interacting motif-containing protein 1 isoform X1, with the protein MADSVLLVSNSDSEGSRSPPPLRRRCRRPPPRRRALPPPEEIIDLTCEDTSTDPAPWSSFTIIDLTEDTCSPPHTTSWADQDPRQVPATPAAHTPHPQVCSTTKQETESMAGPSPAAPWHGAPTEPSATTDTAENAENCSCFSPASSCHSSSCSPEQNCSTTTFNSDLGSLASMQLDSDLLSLSPSSLDSSSSWRASGPEEETPHLCQQRELPPRQSSAPAIPTTPGKAQGPLLEAGIVPPHKAVQQVNPTRTKADNKAWLNKLHYFRRSGVQHLFLQGVAPNRETQQQKPELIPSGKLNMVRTTMEENFQEGTLHFLSEFISGQHYPPKEIISHLIRQILLNPQQGEILKDTYMLLMKIQMLHPANTATVGWDWTLLKYVMEDQEKPPGRLLFLQYVVQTLEDDFQQNLRLRLLQKSIAKKVLSCDTCFNNVKEVVEWLVAAVTGVGFSQPQQQPQETTSSSAEARAEHSSSTLQLASTDQAEVAPPAFFAQKVVLLLQRMLSIAVEVDKSPNCSSCKIADVIFPFILNIPLRSQREAFLNTMESQLLRCKLLELLFQHSCDMPTTLPLSLAKILYFLNHSSVLLQYQDETPTWQRWDEMLQYLSLLLMSYQNVILDHLRSSLIDRMDLIIQKAKPKLQDSDDISHVDIQLKVEDFISRMQQVLGQPFPLQITEKLSIFQELFLIVTAT; encoded by the exons ATGGCCGACAGCGTCCTCCTCGTAAGCAACTCGGATTCTGAGGGCAGCCGCTCGCCGCCGCCTCTCCGCCGTCGCTgtcgccgcccgccgccgcggcggcgcgcGCTGCCCCCCCCTGAG GAGATCATCGATCTGACCTGCGAGGACACGAGCACAGACCCAGCACCATGGAGCAGCTTCACCATCATTGACCTGACAGAGGACACATGCAGCCCTCCCCACACCACCAGCTGGGCTGACCAGGACCCCAGGCAGGTGCCTGCTACCCCAGCAGCACACACACCCCATCCCCAGGTCTGCTCCACCACAAAGCAAGAAACGGAGTCAATGGCAGGACCAAGCCCTGCAGCGCCCTGGCACGGTGCTCCCACAGAGCCCAGTGCCACCACAGACAcagcagaaaatgcagagaactgcagctgcttctctcctgcctccagctgccacagctcctcctgcagcccagagcAGAACTGCAGCACTACCACTTTTAACAGTGACTTGGGCTCCCTGGCCAGCATGCAGCTGGACTCAGAcctgctgtccctgtccccttccagcctggacagcagcagcagctggagagccAGTGGCCCAGAGGAAGAGACTCCCCACCTCTGCCAGCAAAGGGAGCTCCCCCCGAGGCAGAGCTCTGCCCCAGCCATCCCCACAACCCCAGGGAAGGCCCAAGGGCCTTTGCTGGAAGCAGGCATCGTACCGCCACACAAAGCAGTCCAGCAAGTGAACCCAACCAGGACCAAGGCTGACAACAAGGCCTGGCTGAACAAACTGCACTATTTCAGGAGAAGCGGAGTTCAGCACCTCTTCCTCCAAGGCGTAGCACCCAACAGGGAAACACAGCAG CAGAAACCTGAGCTTATTCCCAGTGGGAAGCTGAACATGGTGCGCACCACCATGGAGGAAAACTTCCAAGAGGGCACCTTGCATTTCCTAAGCGAGTTCATCTCTGGCCAGCACTATCCCCCCAAAGAAATCATCTCCCACCTGATCAGACAGATCCTGTTGAATCCCCAGCAAGGGGAGATCCTGAAGGACACCTACATGCTGCTGATGAAGATCCAAAT GCTCCATCCAGCCAACACCGCCACAGTGGGATGGGACTGGACGCTGCTGAAATACGTCATGGAGGACCAG GAGAAGCCCCCTGGCCGGCTCCTCTTCCTGCAGTACGTGGTGCAGACCCTGGAGGATGACTTCCAGCAGAACCTGAGGTTGCGCCTGCTGCAGAAGTCGATTGCCAAGAAAGTGCTTTCGTGTGACACGTGCTTCAACAATGTCAA GGAAGTGGTCGAATGGTTGGTCGCAGCAGTTACAGGAGTTGGgttctcccagccccagcagcagccgcaAGAAACTACATCCTCTTCAGCAGAAGCAAGGGCTGAACACAGTTCATCTACACTACAGCTGGCCAGCACTGACCAGGCAGAGGTGGCTCCACCAGCTTTCTTTGCCCAGAA GGTGGTGCTCCTGCTCCAGCGGATGTTGTCCATCGCAGTGGAAGTGGACAAATCTCCCAACTGCAGCTCCTGTAAGATCGCAGATGTGATATTCCCATTTATACTGAATATTCCCCTGAGGAGCCAAAG GGAAGCTTTCTTAAACACCATGGAGAGCCAGCTCCTGCGCTGCAAACTGCTAGAGCTGTTGTTCCAACACAGTTGTGACATGCCCACAACCTTGCCCTTGTCTCTGGCCAAGATCCTGTATTTCCTGAATCactcctctgtgctgctgcaataCCAG GATGAAACACCAACATGGCAAAGATGGGATGAGATGCTGCAGTACTTGAGTTTGCTGCTGATGAGTTACCAAAATGTAATACTGG ACCACTTGCGGAGCTCACTCATCGACCGGATGGACTTGATCATTCAGAAAGCCAAGCCCAAGCTCCAGGACAGTGATGACATCAGCCATGTGGACATTCAACTTAAGGTAGAGGACTTCATCAGCCGAATGCAGCAGGTCCTGGGGCAGCCTTTTCCCCTGCAGATCACGGAGAAATTGTCCATATTTCAGGAGTTGTTCCTCATTGTCACTGCTACCTGA
- the SIMC1 gene encoding SUMO-interacting motif-containing protein 1 isoform X3 translates to MADSVLLVSNSDSEGSRSPPPLRRRCRRPPPRRRALPPPEEIIDLTCEDTSTDPAPWSSFTIIDLTEDTCSPPHTTSWADQDPRQVPATPAAHTPHPQVCSTTKQETESMAGPSPAAPWHGAPTEPSATTDTAENAENCSCFSPASSCHSSSCSPEQNCSTTTFNSDLGSLASMQLDSDLLSLSPSSLDSSSSWRASGPEEETPHLCQQRELPPRQSSAPAIPTTPGKAQGPLLEAGIVPPHKAVQQVNPTRTKADNKAWLNKLHYFRRSGVQHLFLQGVAPNRETQQQKPELIPSGKLNMVRTTMEENFQEGTLHFLSEFISGQHYPPKEIISHLIRQILLNPQQGEILKDTYMLLMKIQMEVVEWLVAAVTGVGFSQPQQQPQETTSSSAEARAEHSSSTLQLASTDQAEVAPPAFFAQKVVLLLQRMLSIAVEVDKSPNCSSCKIADVIFPFILNIPLRSQREAFLNTMESQLLRCKLLELLFQHSCDMPTTLPLSLAKILYFLNHSSVLLQYQDETPTWQRWDEMLQYLSLLLMSYQNVILDHLRSSLIDRMDLIIQKAKPKLQDSDDISHVDIQLKVEDFISRMQQVLGQPFPLQITEKLSIFQELFLIVTAT, encoded by the exons ATGGCCGACAGCGTCCTCCTCGTAAGCAACTCGGATTCTGAGGGCAGCCGCTCGCCGCCGCCTCTCCGCCGTCGCTgtcgccgcccgccgccgcggcggcgcgcGCTGCCCCCCCCTGAG GAGATCATCGATCTGACCTGCGAGGACACGAGCACAGACCCAGCACCATGGAGCAGCTTCACCATCATTGACCTGACAGAGGACACATGCAGCCCTCCCCACACCACCAGCTGGGCTGACCAGGACCCCAGGCAGGTGCCTGCTACCCCAGCAGCACACACACCCCATCCCCAGGTCTGCTCCACCACAAAGCAAGAAACGGAGTCAATGGCAGGACCAAGCCCTGCAGCGCCCTGGCACGGTGCTCCCACAGAGCCCAGTGCCACCACAGACAcagcagaaaatgcagagaactgcagctgcttctctcctgcctccagctgccacagctcctcctgcagcccagagcAGAACTGCAGCACTACCACTTTTAACAGTGACTTGGGCTCCCTGGCCAGCATGCAGCTGGACTCAGAcctgctgtccctgtccccttccagcctggacagcagcagcagctggagagccAGTGGCCCAGAGGAAGAGACTCCCCACCTCTGCCAGCAAAGGGAGCTCCCCCCGAGGCAGAGCTCTGCCCCAGCCATCCCCACAACCCCAGGGAAGGCCCAAGGGCCTTTGCTGGAAGCAGGCATCGTACCGCCACACAAAGCAGTCCAGCAAGTGAACCCAACCAGGACCAAGGCTGACAACAAGGCCTGGCTGAACAAACTGCACTATTTCAGGAGAAGCGGAGTTCAGCACCTCTTCCTCCAAGGCGTAGCACCCAACAGGGAAACACAGCAG CAGAAACCTGAGCTTATTCCCAGTGGGAAGCTGAACATGGTGCGCACCACCATGGAGGAAAACTTCCAAGAGGGCACCTTGCATTTCCTAAGCGAGTTCATCTCTGGCCAGCACTATCCCCCCAAAGAAATCATCTCCCACCTGATCAGACAGATCCTGTTGAATCCCCAGCAAGGGGAGATCCTGAAGGACACCTACATGCTGCTGATGAAGATCCAAAT GGAAGTGGTCGAATGGTTGGTCGCAGCAGTTACAGGAGTTGGgttctcccagccccagcagcagccgcaAGAAACTACATCCTCTTCAGCAGAAGCAAGGGCTGAACACAGTTCATCTACACTACAGCTGGCCAGCACTGACCAGGCAGAGGTGGCTCCACCAGCTTTCTTTGCCCAGAA GGTGGTGCTCCTGCTCCAGCGGATGTTGTCCATCGCAGTGGAAGTGGACAAATCTCCCAACTGCAGCTCCTGTAAGATCGCAGATGTGATATTCCCATTTATACTGAATATTCCCCTGAGGAGCCAAAG GGAAGCTTTCTTAAACACCATGGAGAGCCAGCTCCTGCGCTGCAAACTGCTAGAGCTGTTGTTCCAACACAGTTGTGACATGCCCACAACCTTGCCCTTGTCTCTGGCCAAGATCCTGTATTTCCTGAATCactcctctgtgctgctgcaataCCAG GATGAAACACCAACATGGCAAAGATGGGATGAGATGCTGCAGTACTTGAGTTTGCTGCTGATGAGTTACCAAAATGTAATACTGG ACCACTTGCGGAGCTCACTCATCGACCGGATGGACTTGATCATTCAGAAAGCCAAGCCCAAGCTCCAGGACAGTGATGACATCAGCCATGTGGACATTCAACTTAAGGTAGAGGACTTCATCAGCCGAATGCAGCAGGTCCTGGGGCAGCCTTTTCCCCTGCAGATCACGGAGAAATTGTCCATATTTCAGGAGTTGTTCCTCATTGTCACTGCTACCTGA
- the THOC3 gene encoding THO complex subunit 3 yields MALSPYVQAMQELFRANTRSREFPAHGAKVHSVAWSCCGRRLASGSFDKTASVFLLEKDRLVKENNYRGHGDSVDQLCWHPSNPDLFVTASGDKTIRIWDVRTTKCIATVNTKGENINICWSPDGQTIAVGNKDDVVTFIDAKTHRSKAEEQFKFEVNEISWNNDNNMFFLTNGNGCINILSYPELKPIQSINAHPSNCICIKFDPMGKYFATGSADALVSLWDVDELVCVRCFSRLDWPVRTLSFSHDGKMLASASEDHFIDIAEVETGEKLWEVQCESPTFTVAWHPKRPLLAFACDDKDGKYDSSREAGTVKLFGLPNDS; encoded by the exons atGGCGCTGTCGCCCTACGTGCAGGCCATGCAGGAGCTGTTCCGCGCCAACACCCGGAGCCGCGAGTTCCCGGCCCACGGCGCCAAGGTGCACTCGGTGGCCTGGAGCTGCTGCGGCCGCCGCCTCGCCTCCGGCTCCTTCGACAAAACCGCCAGCGTCTTCCTGCTCGAGAAGGACCGGCTG GTGAAGGAGAACAACTACCGGGGCCATGGGGACAGCGTGGATCAGCTCTGCTGGCACCCCAGCAACCCTGACCTCTTTGTTACGGCATCGGGGGATAAAACCATCCGCATCTGGGACGTCCGCACCACCAAGTGCATCGCCACTGTCAATACCAAAG GGGAGAACATCAACATCTGTTGGAGCCCTGATGGACAGACCATTGCAGTGGGGAACAAGGATGACGTGGTCACTTTCATTGATGCCAAGACTCATCGCTCCAAAGCTGAGGAACAATTCAAGTTTGAGGTGAATGAGATCTCCTGGAACAATGATAACAACATGTTCTTCCTCACTAATGGGAACGGCTGCATCAACATCCTCAG CTACCCAGAGCTGAAACCCATTCAGTCCATCAATGCCCATCCTTCAAACTGCATCTGCATCAAGTTTGATCCCATGGGAAAGTACTTTGCCACGGGCAGTGCTGACGCGTTAGTCAGCCTCTGGGATGTGGATGAACTGGTGTGTGTGAGGTGCTTCTCAAG GCTTGACTGGCCTGTGCGAACACTGAGCTTTAGCCATGATGGGAAGATGCTGGCATCAGCATCAGAAGATCACTTCATTGACATTGCAGAGGTGGAGACAG GAGAGAAGCTCTGGGAGGTGCAGTGTGAGTCCCCCACCTTCACAGTGGCCTGGCACCCGAAGAGGCCACTGCTGGCCTTCGCCTGTGATGACAAAGATGGCAAATACGACAGCAGCCGGGAGGCAGGCACCGTCAAGCTCTTCGGGCTCCCCAATGACTCCTAA
- the CPLX2 gene encoding complexin-2: MDFVMKQALGGATKDMGKMLGGEEEKDPDAQKKEEERQEALRQQEEERKAKHARMEAEREKVRQQIRDKYGLKKKEEKEAEEKAALEQPCEGSLTRPKKAIPAGCGDEEEEEEESILDTVLKYLPGPLQDMFKK, encoded by the exons ATGGACTTCGTCATGAAGCAAGCGCTGGGCG GGGCCACCAAGGACATGGGGAAGATGctggggggtgaggaggagaaggacccTGACGcgcagaaaaaggaggaggagaggcaggaggccCTGCGCCAGCAGGAGGAAGAGCGGAAAGCCAAGCACGCCCGCATGGAAGCCGAGCGGGAGAAAGTCCGGCAGCAGATCCGCGACAAG TACGGgctgaagaagaaggaggagaaggaggcagaggagaaagcGGCACTGGAGCAGCCGTGTGAGGGCAGCCTGACGCGCCCCAAGAAGGCGATCCCGGCGGGCTGCGGggacgaagaggaggaggaggaggagagcatcCTGGACACCGTCCTCAAGTACCTGCCCGGCCCGCTGCAGGATATGTTCAAGAAGTAA